In Mesorhizobium sp. M9A.F.Ca.ET.002.03.1.2, the DNA window CTGCGCCAATCTCGCCGGTGGCTTCATCCTGTCGGCGACCAGCGCCGAGGCCGTTCCGACGATCATCTTCGTGGCGTTCGGCGCGGCCTTTGCCGTTGGACTGATCGCGCCACGCCTTGGCCGTCCCCGGCGCGCCTCGCCGCTTTCGGCGGCCGACATCCAGCAATCGGCGCCAAAGCTTCTCAACGCCTATTTCCTGTATTTCTCCATCGGCGTCGGCGTCATCACCGCCAGCCATGCGTTTCTCTACGGCTTCGTGTCGATCTACTGGAAATCGATCGGCATCAGCGATTCGGTTGTCGGGCTCTTATGGGGTTGGGGCGTGGTGGCTGAGATCGGCATGTTCATGATCTTCACCCGCGCCTTCGGCTCCTTCTCGGTGGTGTCGATCATGGTGATGGCCGGGCTCGGTTCGATCGTCCGCTGGATCGCCTTTCCCTTGATCTGGCCGCTTGGCCTTGGCGTTGCCGGATTTTTCGCGGTCCAGACACTGCACGCGGTTTCGGTGGCGCTGGTTCTGATCGGCCTGCAGAAGATGATCGGCGAGACGGTCGCGGAGGAACGAACCGGGGCGGCGCAAGGCATCGCCTATTTCTCCAACGGCTTTTTCACGGCGGTGGTGACGCTGCTTTCCGGCCCGCTGTACGACCGCTTCGGCGTGGACGGCTTTTTTGCCATGATCCCGATCGCCCTGGCCGGCCTGGCGCTGATCGGACTTGCCGCGCGTTCAGCCCCACAGCGCCGTATCGGGCGGTGACACCAGCGAACCTTGGTAGACCAGACCGGGACGTCGGTCGCGGGCCAGCAGCAGCGGACCGTCGAGATCGACGAAATCGGCATCCTGAGCCAAGAGCACGGCCGGCGCCATGGCAAGCGACGTGCCGACCATGCAGCCAACCATGACGCCGAAACCCAGTTCGCGGGCGCGATAGCGAAGGGCAAGCGCTGCGGTCAGGCCGCCCGATTTGTCGAGCTTGATGTTGACGGCGTCATAGAGGCCGACAAGGGCTTCGAGATCCTTTGCCTCATGCACGCTTTCATCGGCGCAGATCGGCACCGGATGCGCGATGTGGCGGAGGATGCCGTCGCGGCCTGCCGGCAGCGGCTGTTCGATCAGTGTGATGGCGTGTTCGGC includes these proteins:
- a CDS encoding MFS transporter encodes the protein MSSLPPLSPEQLIKPRHFELRMSLIFFTLFVPLGTHLPYFPLWLQAKGFDAEQIAVILAAPMFLRVVTTPLLTALADRASDRAHVYIALMAASLALSAGYFLTPTYAIVLAVSLALAVFWTPHSPIADSLALSGVRRFGSNYASMRKWGSISYLCANLAGGFILSATSAEAVPTIIFVAFGAAFAVGLIAPRLGRPRRASPLSAADIQQSAPKLLNAYFLYFSIGVGVITASHAFLYGFVSIYWKSIGISDSVVGLLWGWGVVAEIGMFMIFTRAFGSFSVVSIMVMAGLGSIVRWIAFPLIWPLGLGVAGFFAVQTLHAVSVALVLIGLQKMIGETVAEERTGAAQGIAYFSNGFFTAVVTLLSGPLYDRFGVDGFFAMIPIALAGLALIGLAARSAPQRRIGR